AACTCTTCCACGAATCCGAAGCCTCGGTTTGACAATAACCTTAACGTTTTCAATATTCTCACCGGGTTTGAGAGCGAACGTAAGTCCCTCATAAAAGTCCGGATCTCCTATATTGAAGAAGGTGACCTTTCCAATCTGAATAGAGACGATTTTCTTATCCGGCTCAATTTTGCCACCCCTTATAAATTCCGTCTCCGAATCAAATACATCCAGTGGGATATCAGGAAGTGCGCTTAATTGAACAAACCCCGGTTGGATATCGCTGACAGTGAAAGCACCCGTTGAATCAGTTCGCCACGGCAGAAATTCATCAGCAGGTAGCATAAATCCGTTGTGTAAGGTTACAGGTCGAATAGCAAACGTGAAGTTAGTAACACGGTTCCCCTCCAGATCAACAACTTCCCCCGAAAATCCACTCAGCGGCTCTTCCGCTGCTTCAATACCCGTTACGATAGGCAAAAGCATCAATGCAAAGACGACTAATTTTGGTATAGTATAGGTCCGGTTCATGTCAATCTCTCCTTTCATTTTGGATCACTCAACGCTTTTCAACGTCTCTGTCTAACTCCGGTAATCCAACGGTGAAACGTTCTTTTTCCAGAATAGCGCGCTCAGTTATACCTGCGAGAGAGCTATCCTGACGTGTCTCCTGCCACTTCCCCGTCAATCCGACGAGGACGGTATAATTCTGATGTGCACCGTCATCTTGACGGGACTTTTCACCGCCAGCAATCTTCTCTGGAAAAGCCCAATTGGTGTAGGTGACCGGTTCGCCGTTATCCCAATGTGGATTTTTCTCTTTTGAAGCGTCGGTCAGCCCGATCCAAAAGTATTCTTTCCCAAAAACTTCAAGGAGCCATTCCCCTTCTGCTTCATCGTTGATGGCAACGAGATGCGCTCCTTCGGCAGCAGCTTGGGCGCGTGCCTCTTCACGGGTTTCACAATAAATCCTTTTGTAGGCATGCCGGTTTTCAGGGTTGATTGCCCACACGCCTTGGCGATCGCGCGCCTCTGCAGCTTTAAAGCGTTCCCTGGCAATCTTCTCGTCATCCCTAAACCGTTCTCTCGCAGGGTCAGGGATACGAGCCACCGCCTGCTCAGGCTTTGGAAGTGAGGCACCGTCGAGGGTTAAGACAAGGTCATCGTGCCGCTCGCCATCTTTAAGCAGTATCTCCTCGGATTCTGCGGACTGTCCCTCATATCCCACGGAGACAGTATAGTAGGCAGGTTCATCCACATATTCCACAAAGTAACCATCGAGGTCAAGGTCTCTCGTGCCGCCCCCACTCCCTCTACCACCACCATCTATGTCGCGACTTTCTATTCTGATGCCAACTCGCTCATTGCGAAGCGGAGTACCGTCTGCAGTGAGAACACGTCCACGAATCCGCATCCGAGTACGGACAGTTATCTCTACGTCTTTAACATCCGCTCCCGGCGCAATAGCAAACGTGAGCCTTCCAGAACGGCGTTGGCGTTCATCCAAATAGAAAGATACACCCTCAATTTCGACAACGCGAATTTCATACGCCGAAGCACGTACAGGAAGTAGTGTCAATTGAACTGAAGGAGAATTAATATCGCTAATCAGGAACTCACCTGCCTCATTCGTTTCATCCTGTTGAGAAAGGATAAACACTGGCTCATCTTGGTCTTGGGGTGTAGTGATTCTGAATGCGGGAAGTGCTAACTTGATGCCAGAAACGGGTTTCCCGGTTTCATCTACAACTTTTCCTGAAAATGTCGTCGCGACACTCTGGACGGACGTTGTAAACAGAAGCACGAAAATCACAAGAGAGGTATAGTAAGAACGGGTCATTGTGAAGTCCTCCTTCTTTGAAATTTGTTAGTTGTGCAAAATAATAACATGTTTGGGGGATTACGTCAATCTTAGGGGTATTCTTTAGGTTAGAGAATTGTTATACAACACGTAACGTAATCTTAAAAAACTTGTTTACCACAGTGTGAGTCTGATAGAGGATTAAATTTAAATCCTCGCCTTACGATTTATTTAAAGACGCAATTTTGGAGCAGAAATGGTGCATAAAATCAAATATAATGAGTGAGTATCGCGACTTTTACAGAAGTGAGAGTCGGGAATCGGAGTGTTTTGCTTGGGTGTTTCTACCCTCCTACAGAAGGATTAAATGCCCACACGTCACTGAGATTATAGTAAAATCTACTACTACGTGGACATTGCAGGGAGGCGAGGATACAATCCTCGCCAGCAATTGTGAGGGTGTTTTTGCTTGGGTGTTTCCCTCTTTCACTGAGCAACTGTCCATATATTTTGGAATTCACTATAATTGTTGACAGAATTCAGGGAAAATGGTAGTATGACATTTAAAGTCCACAAGACAATCCGTTTCAAGCGGTGGGGTGCTGCTTGCAAGCCCCTATCTAATTTGAGGAGTCTCAATGAAGATAACAAAACTGGAAACTTTTCTGGTACAACCGCGTTGGCTCTTTCTTAAAATCCACACAGATGAAGGATTAGTCGGTCTCGGTGAACCGATCTTAGAGGGACGCGCGAAAACGTGTGCACAAGCCGTTGACGAACTTGCACCTTATCTCATCGGTGAAGACCCAAGACGCGTTGTCCACCACTGGCAGGCGATGTATCGCCACGCATTCTATCGCGGCGGTCCGATTCTGACAAGCGCATTAAGTGGTGTGGAGCAAGCACTCTGGGACCTCGCAGGGAAGTCGCTCGGTGTGCCTGTCTATCAACTCTTCGGCGGACCGACACGCGACCGCATCAGACTCTACAAAGGTGGCGGCGACCCAGACGGGATCAAAGAGTGGATTGATAAAGGGTTTACCGCATTCAAAACAGGTCCCGCAGGCGGCAGACCGGCACGCATCATTGAGAACAAAGCCTTCATCGACAAAGCTGTAGATCATTTCGCAGCACTGCGCGAAGCCGCAGGCACAGAAGTTGACCTCGCGATTGACTTCCACGGTGCCGTCAGTCCGCAAACTGCCAAAGTTCTGATTAAAGCGTTGGAACCTTACCAACCGATGTTCATTGAAGAGCCGATTCAGTGCCAAAATGTGGATACACTCGCTGAAATCGCGCGGAGTACTCACCTCCCAATTGCAACCGGCGAACGGGTCTTTACAAAATGGGGGTTCCGTGAAATCTTAGAGAAACAGGCGGCATCCATCCTCCAACCAGACCTCTGTCACGCCGGAGGTATCAATGAAGTGCGTATCATTGCCGGTATGGCAGAAGCCTACTACGGCGGTATCGCCCCGCATAATCCGCTCGGTCCCATCTCCTTAGCGGCGTGTATCCAGTTAGATGCGTCGATTCCAAACTTCGTGATGCAGGAGCATACAACGCTCGGTGAAGGGTATCTCAAGAACCCCTTCGTCTTTAAAGATGGGTTCGTTGAACTCCCGACCGGTCCCGGACTCGGTATAGAACTGGATGAAGACGCACTCGAAGATAAGATTGACCACGATTGGCAGAATCCAACGTCATACCACCCCGACGACGGCTCCGTTGTTGATTGGTAAGGAATAGTCGTCAGTTACCGGTTGTCAGTTATCAGTTAAGAGCCTCTTGTGACAGTCCAGTTAACCGTTTTTTCCACAACGACCCTCTTTAACTCTCACTGCGAGGCAAACTGAAGACTGACAACTGAAAACTGAAAACTAATAAAACTATGAAATTTATAATGTTCACAAAACATCTGGAAGGTTTAGAAATTCCAGAGATTATCACTGCCTTACAATCGGTAGGGGTCAGTGGTGCCGACTTGTGTGTTCGTCCGGGCTATCCGGTGAACCCAGAAAACGCGGCAGAGGCATTACCGGCAGCAGCGAAGGAGTTCGCCGCTGAAGGCTTGTCTATCCCACTCGTCACAACGCCGGGAGATTTTCTCGATCCGGCACAGGAAAAAACTCGCCGCGTCTACGCCGCTGCAGGTGAAGCAGGTGTTGAAAACATCAAACTGGGATACTGGCACTGGCACGCAGAAGACGGCGGGTACTGGGCACAGGTCGATTTCATCCGTAAGCAATTGGACGGGTTTGCAAAACTCTCCGAGCAACACGGCCCCCGGACATGCATCCACAACCATTCTGGAACCTCTATGGGATTGAACTCATGTGCAGTGATGAATCTTGTAAAGGGTTTCGATCCGCAACACGTCGGCGTTTTTGCTGATACAGGGCATCTGTCGATCGTCGGTGAACCCATCAACATGGCACTCGATATCGTCAAATCACATCTCGCAGTTATGGCGTTTAAGGACTTGGCGCGTTCCCCCGGTGCACGTGGGGGCAGTGTTGTCCGAATGGGAAAAGGCTTCGTTGATTGGGAAACGGCAGTGAACACACTACAAACAATCAAATTCTCAGGTCCCGTGAGTTTCCATAGCGAATACAGCGGAGAACCTGTGGACTCTGTCATCGATCTCGCTCGTATAGATGTCCGCTTCATTAACGGTTTATTGGGGAAATAATAGAATGGCACAATTTCAGTTAGGCTTAAATACAAGCACAATCCGTCCTGCTGGATTAATGGATAAGATTCGGATCGCTGCCGAAACCGGCTATTCAGCGATCGAGTTATGGAACGACGACTTAACGGCTCATGAGGAACAGGGCGGTTCACTCGCTGATGTCAAAAAAGCACTTGATGACAACGGGCTTTCGGTGCCTACCGTTATCGCCTTACACGGTTGGCTCAACACAACAGGCACTGAACATCAGGAAGCGATTGAAGAAGCAAAACGGCGGATGGCGCAAGCCGCTGCTGTCGGGTCAACTTATATCATTTCAAGCCCACCCCGTGAAGTCGCGGATCTCCAATTAGGCGGCGAGAACTATCGCGAACTCCTTGAACTCGGACGTGAATTCGGCGTTAAACCCGCCATGGAGTTCCTCGGTTTCGTTGATGGTGTCAACCAAGTCAAGCACGCATGGGAAGTGATGGAAGTGGCAGATCACCCAGACAGCACGATTGTGCTTGATCCGTTCCATATCTATCGTGGCGGCGGAGAGATAGAAGATATGAAAGGCATCCCCGGCGAAAAAATCGCTGTCTTTCACTTCAACGACGCGCCTGCTGAACCTGCGCGTGCGGAGCAATCGGATGCTGATAGGGTGTATCCGGGCGACGGTATCCTTGATCTCGGACAGATGATCTCCATTCTAAAAGATGCAGGATATGCAGGTGTCATCTCGCTGGAATTGTTCAATCCAAGTTACTGGGAACAAGACCCCGCAGAAGTTGCCCGCATCGGATTGGAAAAGATGAAATCCGTTTTGCCTTAACTTCGGACAGCAGCAGGCTTGGAAGATACAAAAGCCAAAAAGCATATTGATTTCCCACGCGTACGTGGTATAATAATAGAAAGAATATTTATTCTACAAGTATCCTCACACTTCTGGGTGAGGATTTTAGAAGGAAAACATTGAATGACTTATGTTGACGGATTATTGTCATCGTTGACGCGTGTCAAGAAAGCACGCTCGTTACGCGCCTCCTCGTGGGATACGACAGGCAGGAATAACGATGCATGGAATGTTGAACCGGGTGAAACCCGTGTTATCGCAGACATTCAAGGATCCGGATGTATCAACCATATTTGGATGACGCAGCCAAACGGGTATCGAAACGTCTTGATTCGGATGTTTTGGGACGATGAGGAACATCCAAGCGTCCTGTGTCCATTAGGTGACTTCTTTGGACTCGGCAACGAAATCGTTAATTCGTATGATTCCATCCCCTTCTCTGCCTCCACACACCAAAACAACACATTCAATACAGGCTGCGCGCTGAATTGCTACTTGCAGATGCCCTTTAATCGCAGTGCAACGATAGAACTCGTCAACGAAGGCGATACAACCCACCGTCAATACTTCTATATTGATTATGAACTGTACCCCGAACCGCACGGTGACGATGTCGCCTATTTCCATGCCCAATTCCATCGTGAAAACCCGTGTGACGGATGGGGACATGAAATTACTGTGAATACACGGGAAGCAAATATCATCAATGCCGAACGACTCGCGTGGGATAACAATTACCTTATCCTGTCAGCGGAAGGTAGAGGTCACTATATCGGTTGTAACCTATCGGTGACCAACTTTCAAGGCACGTGGTGGGGTGAAGGTGATGATATGATCTGGGTCGATGGTTACAAATGGCCCCCCGATTTGCACGGCACAGGTTCAGAGGACTACCTCAACCAAGCGTGGGGGATGCAACAAAACGCTTATGCACACAACGGATCTGCTATTCACGAAAACAACACTGACGGCTACCAGACCTCTTATGTTTATCACATCGAAAACCCTATCCGCTTCGAGAAGGAGATTCGGGTTACAATAGAGCACGGACACGGCAATCACCTCAGCAATGAAACGTCCTCCGTCGCATACTGGTACCAAATTGAGCCGCATGCGCCGTTTGGTATACTGCCTGTGGCGCAACGCAAACCGGTACTGAAGGATGAATCTGGTGCATGGCAGATTGAGTCTTCCACCCAAACGCCCTCAGCGGAAATCGTGCTTAACGATGAGATGAAGCAGATGAAACAGAAATGGAGCCGGTTGTAAGCCAAAGCACTTAGCCTGAAACGAAGTGGAAGGCGGACATATGGAAAGGCACATCAAATCCCCAACCCAGCTTACCGAACCGCAAGGAATAATTAAAAAATGTCCATTGGTTTTCAACACTTTTTAGCCGCTTGCATCGGACAAACAGAAGAAGAGACCGATCAACCCGACGATGCACAGCATGATGACGAACCCCAACAAACGGAATTGGAACTCGCAACGGATGATAATCCCGTAAGTGATGCTGATTCCGTAGATGCCCCAGTTTCCGAACACGTGGAAAGCGAAGAAAAGGATGTTTCGTCTCCACCAGAAGAAGCAACCGTATCGGATGATCCTCCCCCTGTCACTACAGACGAGGGTGCCGAAACGCCTAAGGACAGCGATCCATCCCCGATAAGTGACAGTCTCGAAGCAGGCGAAGACAACGTTCCTGAGGAGGTTACCAACCTTGATGCCGCCGATGGTGAAGAGGCACCTCAATCATTAGAAGGTGCCGATTCGGCTTCTGAGGACGAGGTGGAGATTGTCCCGCCTGAGACAGAAACCGAGGATGCCGTGGAGGAAAGCCCACAAGTTGCCGACAGCGAAGTTTCAGAAACTGAAACGCAAGAAACAGACGAAACAGCCCCAAGCGATGATGCTGAAGCGGAACCTGAACCGCCACCGCTGGAGCTTGGGATTATTGAGGAAATTTATGACTTCGTAGAGATGTTTGAACAAGGCACCGTTTCTGGGACAGAGCAAGCATCTGCCAGCGGTACAGATTCCTCAGGTGGTGTGGTAAAACCTGCCATTTTTGAACATCCAACCCCAACAGAAACCGCGAGAATTGACTACACACTCTCACTTCCCGATGCCGATGACAAAGAGAAACTCTTCTTACACTTTTCGATCGGCTTGCGGGATGGTGTCGTATTTGACGATGCAGCGCGAACACCCGGGGGTGTAAAGTTTGCTATTGAAATTGTTGATCTTCCGAACACAGATTTGGAGGTTTCCACACCAGAAAGATGCTTTGAATCTGTGTCAACCGAATGTCACTGGACAGAAAAAAGCATAGATCTGACACATTACGCCGGTAAAGAGATCGTCGTCTCGTTTTTGACGGCGTGTAACGTAGAAGGCAACAGCAACTACGCGTGGGCGTTGTGGGGTAAACCACAGTTACGCAAACTTAAACAGACATCGCTCCGGAAAGGGAAAAGAGATAAGGAACCGGAAGTTCGATGCGGTATTGCCCTCTTACACTTCAGCGATGATGCGATGCAGCTGCAGGAGTTCAGCCAATCTACATCAACAGCGGTTTCCATGCTAACGGATATTCTGCTTGAATCACACGAATCAGAAAAACCACCTGTCAAGATATCCATTTATGCAGCACAGCCGAAATTGGAGATTGTGAGCGTAGGTGCGACAGCGGCAGTTGTCGCAGCAGGCGAGGATTTTGAGGTGCAATGCACGCTTCGGAATATCGGCAGTGCGCCACTTGGTAAGGCAGATACGGCGCGGATCTCTATCAACGGTGTGAAACTACGCCGCGGACGTCCGAGACACACCGTCAAAGAAATTGAACCAGGTGAAGAAACCTCCATTTTTTGGATAGCCCGTCGTCTTTCAAATCCGACTGTAGTTCCTCTTTCCGTTTCGCTCAAATGCCAAACGTCAGCCGGAGAAGAACGTCAAACGGTTCAAGGGAGCGTTGCGATTCGTCCCGCGGCACCTAAGTTCGCTACTAAAACTGTAAAAGAACTGCACACCTACACCCAAGACGGTAGTGTCGTGATAGGGAATAGACATCTTCGCCTCGTTTTCGTCCGTGGTACTGAAGCGACATCAAAGACCGAGAACGAAGACAGTTTCGACAAAAAGGCCGCTGGTAGCTTTGCGTATTACGTGCTTTTTGTTGCAAAAGGGGGTCATTATCAACAGGTAGCAACCAGTCCTACCTTCTCTGAGGTAACCTACTTAGACGCATCGCAAAATCGCCAGACTTTGCGACTCGCGCCTACGGTTTATCAACTCTCAGGAAACAACATGGGAGAGTCCATCATCCGCTTAAGTGGCTCGAATACAGATGTTGACGGTGTGGAATGGGCTTATGAGATGCAGTGGACGCTTGCTGAACGGGCGACACGGGTGAAAACGGAATATCAATTGCAAACGGACGGAAACAGAGAACTCCTCGCCTTCCAAGGTCCGATGCTTTACGCGGGACAAGGGCGTAACCGTGAGAAGAAAACGGCGGCACTTTTCCCTGGGCTTGAATTCTTGGAGAACGACGAACGTTCTTCAAGCGCGCGTGATGCAGCACCTCCGCTCGATAACCGGCTTGTACCGCACCCTTATAAAATTACAGTGCCGGTCATGGCAGTAGAAATGCAGAAATCGTTAGTCGGCATTGTTTGGAATCCTCTGGATACTTGGGATGGTGAGAATCAGATGCTCTCTACGATATTCGCCTCTCCCAATTGGTATCAGTCCCAAAAAAACCACGTTCTCGGTGTGTTCTTACCGACTATACCTGCGTGGGTCCAAGAAAATCAGGCAGAGGCTTCCATTCCGTATCCGCTGATGTCATCGCGTCCGTTGTCCATCAAAAGCGAAATCATTGTCGATGGAAACGCCTCCATTTTAGATGCTGTAGCACATTGGAAGGACGCTTACGGCACGCCTAAATCATTACCACCACCGCGTAGCGACGAAGAAGAGGTTCTGCTTTCACGGCACGGGTTTATGCACACCACATGGGATGAAGACACACGAAAATCCCGTCACTGTGTAGACTGGGCTGCTCAAAATGAACCGGGTTTTGGCACTTTGCTCTGGTACGACTACCTCGCGACAAAGGACGAACAGGTGAAGGAACGAGTGCAAGAAATTGCCAAAAACACTATAGACGAATTCGGTACGGGTGGCTTGGCGGCACGCGGCTCGTGTCACATTTTGAGATGGGAGTTCCCCTTTTATATCGGCAATGTTGATGCAGCACTAACTTACATGGAGGAGGAAATGCAGCAACGCATTGCCACGCAAGAATCTGATG
This portion of the Candidatus Poribacteria bacterium genome encodes:
- a CDS encoding DUF2961 domain-containing protein, producing MTYVDGLLSSLTRVKKARSLRASSWDTTGRNNDAWNVEPGETRVIADIQGSGCINHIWMTQPNGYRNVLIRMFWDDEEHPSVLCPLGDFFGLGNEIVNSYDSIPFSASTHQNNTFNTGCALNCYLQMPFNRSATIELVNEGDTTHRQYFYIDYELYPEPHGDDVAYFHAQFHRENPCDGWGHEITVNTREANIINAERLAWDNNYLILSAEGRGHYIGCNLSVTNFQGTWWGEGDDMIWVDGYKWPPDLHGTGSEDYLNQAWGMQQNAYAHNGSAIHENNTDGYQTSYVYHIENPIRFEKEIRVTIEHGHGNHLSNETSSVAYWYQIEPHAPFGILPVAQRKPVLKDESGAWQIESSTQTPSAEIVLNDEMKQMKQKWSRL
- a CDS encoding lectin-like protein — translated: MTRSYYTSLVIFVLLFTTSVQSVATTFSGKVVDETGKPVSGIKLALPAFRITTPQDQDEPVFILSQQDETNEAGEFLISDINSPSVQLTLLPVRASAYEIRVVEIEGVSFYLDERQRRSGRLTFAIAPGADVKDVEITVRTRMRIRGRVLTADGTPLRNERVGIRIESRDIDGGGRGSGGGTRDLDLDGYFVEYVDEPAYYTVSVGYEGQSAESEEILLKDGERHDDLVLTLDGASLPKPEQAVARIPDPARERFRDDEKIARERFKAAEARDRQGVWAINPENRHAYKRIYCETREEARAQAAAEGAHLVAINDEAEGEWLLEVFGKEYFWIGLTDASKEKNPHWDNGEPVTYTNWAFPEKIAGGEKSRQDDGAHQNYTVLVGLTGKWQETRQDSSLAGITERAILEKERFTVGLPELDRDVEKR
- a CDS encoding TIM barrel protein, whose translation is MFTKHLEGLEIPEIITALQSVGVSGADLCVRPGYPVNPENAAEALPAAAKEFAAEGLSIPLVTTPGDFLDPAQEKTRRVYAAAGEAGVENIKLGYWHWHAEDGGYWAQVDFIRKQLDGFAKLSEQHGPRTCIHNHSGTSMGLNSCAVMNLVKGFDPQHVGVFADTGHLSIVGEPINMALDIVKSHLAVMAFKDLARSPGARGGSVVRMGKGFVDWETAVNTLQTIKFSGPVSFHSEYSGEPVDSVIDLARIDVRFINGLLGK
- a CDS encoding sugar phosphate isomerase/epimerase, translating into MAQFQLGLNTSTIRPAGLMDKIRIAAETGYSAIELWNDDLTAHEEQGGSLADVKKALDDNGLSVPTVIALHGWLNTTGTEHQEAIEEAKRRMAQAAAVGSTYIISSPPREVADLQLGGENYRELLELGREFGVKPAMEFLGFVDGVNQVKHAWEVMEVADHPDSTIVLDPFHIYRGGGEIEDMKGIPGEKIAVFHFNDAPAEPARAEQSDADRVYPGDGILDLGQMISILKDAGYAGVISLELFNPSYWEQDPAEVARIGLEKMKSVLP
- the dgoD gene encoding galactonate dehydratase → MKITKLETFLVQPRWLFLKIHTDEGLVGLGEPILEGRAKTCAQAVDELAPYLIGEDPRRVVHHWQAMYRHAFYRGGPILTSALSGVEQALWDLAGKSLGVPVYQLFGGPTRDRIRLYKGGGDPDGIKEWIDKGFTAFKTGPAGGRPARIIENKAFIDKAVDHFAALREAAGTEVDLAIDFHGAVSPQTAKVLIKALEPYQPMFIEEPIQCQNVDTLAEIARSTHLPIATGERVFTKWGFREILEKQAASILQPDLCHAGGINEVRIIAGMAEAYYGGIAPHNPLGPISLAACIQLDASIPNFVMQEHTTLGEGYLKNPFVFKDGFVELPTGPGLGIELDEDALEDKIDHDWQNPTSYHPDDGSVVDW